One Dokdonia sp. Dokd-P16 genomic window carries:
- a CDS encoding CoA-binding protein has product MIKATMVIGASLKPQRYSHSAIIRLDALDIPVIAVGLREGRVGTTDIITFDTAVAQLETLKENLNTITLYLNPQCQEEYYDFIIDLNPRRVIFNPGTDNPLFAAKLQSKGILTESACTLVMLATGQY; this is encoded by the coding sequence ATGATAAAAGCTACCATGGTCATAGGCGCTTCATTGAAGCCACAAAGATACTCGCACAGTGCTATTATACGTTTAGATGCTCTAGACATTCCTGTCATTGCCGTAGGGTTGAGAGAAGGAAGAGTAGGCACTACAGATATTATAACATTTGATACTGCAGTAGCACAATTAGAGACCCTCAAAGAAAATCTTAATACCATAACTTTATATCTTAATCCACAGTGTCAAGAGGAGTATTATGATTTTATCATAGACCTCAACCCGAGGCGTGTGATTTTTAATCCAGGAACAGATAATCCTTTATTTGCTGCCAAATTACAATCAAAAGGTATTCTCACAGAATCTGCTTGTACCCTTGTAATGCTCGCTACTGGTCAATATTAA
- a CDS encoding DUF4350 domain-containing protein, with protein sequence MSNKFKVIAGVLLLALALVIYMESSTKEDINWYPSYTKTDKIPYGTYVLHDLLENNWQKDKFKEVRIPPYEFMSDSTDARGTYLFVNDYILFSEDESLKLLSWVSEGNTLFIAARGIGETILDTLSLETDLYYDYDNFERKPLVNLVNPSLRRAAPYYHDVETTAGFFEEVDTTNTVALGEFGLMVNKDTITVAEPRINFVKQDFGKGEIIIHLMPETFTNYFILRGDNYTYTKNALSYLDQDDVLYWDNHYKNGKTIYTSPLYIFFQNRYLKWAYYILLIGAFLWVVFEGRRKQRAIPIIKPLPNQTLTFTKTIAGMYLDKKDHKSIVSHQISHFLEFIRSNYALDTNVISEGFINKLASKSGNTLEQTKLLINYMVGLRAKQIISQEELLELNKRIEAFKNQK encoded by the coding sequence ATGAGCAATAAATTTAAAGTAATTGCCGGTGTGCTGCTACTTGCTCTTGCACTCGTTATTTATATGGAGTCAAGTACTAAGGAAGATATAAACTGGTATCCAAGTTATACGAAGACAGATAAAATCCCTTACGGTACATACGTTTTACACGATCTGCTTGAAAATAACTGGCAAAAAGATAAGTTTAAGGAAGTACGTATACCTCCTTATGAGTTTATGTCAGATAGCACGGATGCGCGTGGTACTTATTTATTTGTAAATGATTACATCCTCTTTAGTGAAGATGAATCACTCAAACTTTTATCATGGGTAAGTGAGGGTAATACTTTATTTATTGCAGCAAGAGGTATAGGCGAGACTATACTAGATACCTTATCTCTAGAAACTGATCTTTATTATGATTATGATAATTTTGAGCGCAAGCCTCTTGTAAACCTTGTAAATCCAAGTTTACGAAGAGCAGCTCCGTATTATCATGATGTAGAGACCACTGCTGGCTTTTTTGAAGAGGTAGATACCACAAATACGGTTGCCCTAGGAGAATTTGGCCTTATGGTTAATAAAGACACCATAACTGTAGCAGAACCTAGAATAAATTTTGTGAAGCAGGATTTTGGTAAAGGTGAGATTATCATCCATCTTATGCCTGAGACGTTTACTAACTATTTTATACTGAGAGGGGATAATTACACATACACAAAAAATGCGCTCTCCTATCTCGATCAGGATGATGTACTATACTGGGATAATCACTATAAAAATGGTAAAACTATTTATACGAGTCCGCTGTATATATTTTTTCAAAATAGATATTTAAAGTGGGCATATTACATCTTGCTCATAGGTGCCTTTTTGTGGGTAGTTTTTGAAGGAAGACGCAAGCAACGAGCCATCCCTATTATAAAACCACTACCTAACCAGACGCTCACATTTACAAAGACTATTGCCGGCATGTATCTTGACAAGAAAGATCACAAGAGCATCGTAAGTCATCAAATAAGTCATTTCCTAGAATTCATACGCAGTAATTATGCTCTAGACACTAATGTAATAAGTGAAGGTTTTATCAATAAGCTAGCATCTAAAAGTGGCAACACACTAGAGCAAACTAAATTACTGATTAATTATATGGTGGGTTTAAGAGCTAAACAAATCATAAGTCAGGAAGAATTATTAGAACTTAATAAACGTATAGAAGCATTTAAAAATCAAAAATAA
- a CDS encoding sodium:solute symporter: protein MQPIHILLLIGGYFGILMLISYLTSRGDSNTDFFKAGKQSPWYLVAFGMIGASLSGVTFISVPGWIEASSFSYFQVVLGYTVGYAVISLVLLPLYYKLNLTSIYTYLEGRFGTYSYKTGASFFLLSRIIGASFRLYLVANVLQLLVFDEMGVPFFVTVTITILLIWLYTFKAGIKTIVWTDTLQTLFMLIAVGVAIYFVSDEMGLNASAVVNLISESDMSQIFFFDDWKSGDFFVKQFLSGAFISIVMTGLDQDMMQKNLTCRNLGDAQKNMFWFTIVLTIVNLVFLALGLLLTVYASQNGIDAHKDELFPTIAVNSGLGIGLAVVFLLGLIAAAYSSADSALTSLTTSFSIDILEIEKKYDAIKQVAIRKRIHIAMSIVLILVIIIFKYVIADATVIAKLFTFAGYTYGPLLGLYAFGLFTKWNVNDKYVPVVAIASPIVAYFTSAFASTVGFEFGFFILILNGALTFLGLLIIKE, encoded by the coding sequence ATGCAACCCATTCATATTTTACTTCTCATTGGAGGATACTTCGGTATCTTAATGCTTATAAGTTACCTTACAAGTAGAGGAGATTCTAACACAGACTTTTTTAAAGCTGGAAAGCAATCCCCTTGGTACCTTGTCGCTTTTGGGATGATAGGTGCTTCACTATCTGGAGTTACCTTTATTTCTGTGCCTGGATGGATTGAGGCATCAAGCTTTAGCTACTTTCAAGTCGTACTTGGGTACACTGTGGGTTATGCTGTGATAAGTCTTGTATTGCTACCACTCTATTACAAACTGAACCTTACCTCCATTTATACTTATCTTGAAGGAAGATTTGGTACGTACTCCTATAAAACAGGAGCTTCTTTTTTCTTATTAAGCAGAATTATAGGCGCGAGTTTTAGACTATACTTAGTAGCAAACGTATTGCAATTACTTGTGTTTGATGAGATGGGTGTTCCGTTTTTTGTAACCGTAACGATTACTATACTTCTAATTTGGCTCTACACCTTTAAAGCAGGTATCAAAACCATTGTATGGACAGATACCTTACAGACACTCTTTATGCTCATCGCGGTAGGTGTTGCTATTTACTTTGTAAGTGACGAGATGGGACTTAATGCTAGTGCCGTAGTGAACCTGATCTCTGAAAGTGATATGAGTCAGATTTTCTTTTTTGACGACTGGAAAAGCGGCGACTTCTTTGTAAAGCAATTCTTATCTGGAGCTTTCATTTCAATTGTAATGACAGGACTTGATCAAGATATGATGCAAAAAAATCTTACCTGTAGAAACCTAGGAGACGCACAAAAAAATATGTTCTGGTTTACCATCGTGCTTACTATTGTAAATCTCGTTTTTCTTGCTTTAGGTTTATTACTTACAGTATATGCTTCTCAAAATGGAATCGATGCACATAAAGATGAACTCTTTCCAACTATTGCCGTAAATAGCGGTTTAGGAATAGGGCTTGCAGTTGTTTTCTTACTAGGACTAATTGCTGCAGCATATTCTAGTGCAGACAGCGCCCTTACATCACTTACTACTTCCTTTAGTATAGACATATTAGAGATTGAAAAGAAATACGACGCCATCAAACAAGTTGCTATACGTAAGCGCATACATATCGCTATGTCTATAGTGCTTATACTTGTAATCATCATATTCAAATATGTGATTGCAGATGCTACGGTAATTGCAAAACTTTTTACGTTTGCAGGATATACTTACGGTCCGCTATTAGGACTTTATGCCTTCGGCTTATTTACAAAGTGGAATGTAAACGACAAGTATGTTCCTGTCGTTGCGATTGCTTCGCCTATTGTAGCCTACTTTACAAGCGCTTTTGCTTCGACGGTTGGGTTTGAATTTGGCTTCTTTATATTGATCTTAAATGGTGCCTTAACGTTTCTTGGACTGCTTATTATTAAGGAATAA
- a CDS encoding ABC transporter permease, with amino-acid sequence MFSLFRENLRIAFDSIKSQLLRTVLTVFIIAIGITALVGILSLVKALENTISSDFASMGSNTFNLQRYEFTSRRSDEKQVINPIIGYRQVKEFTEQYNYPTALTAISFQGTRSAEVKYENDKTDPEASVVGVNENFLNNSGLKLEKGRNFTSFDIDNNTRVCVLGSDFYKNIFKDDNPIGKTISIRGTKFNVIGMLEEKGATFGNNQDLRVLIPIQVARTMYTQANINYNVSVMVEDAEYIDSAEEEAILTFRNIRGLSPVEENNFGIGRSDDLINQISEITGVLGVAAWVISIITIFGSCIALMNIMLVSVTERTREIGVRKALGAKKSVIAAQFLYEAIIVGQLGGLLGIILGISIGALIASVAGFVFTTPWGAIIAATIITFVIAILSGLFPAIKAAKLDPVESLRYE; translated from the coding sequence ATGTTTTCACTCTTCCGCGAGAATCTTCGTATTGCCTTTGATAGTATCAAAAGTCAGCTTCTTAGAACTGTCTTAACCGTTTTTATTATTGCGATAGGAATTACGGCTTTAGTAGGTATACTTAGCCTTGTAAAGGCGCTTGAGAACACAATAAGCTCAGATTTTGCAAGTATGGGAAGTAATACATTTAACTTACAACGTTATGAGTTTACCTCTAGACGCTCTGATGAGAAGCAAGTCATTAATCCAATTATAGGCTATCGTCAAGTAAAAGAATTTACGGAACAATATAACTACCCTACTGCGCTTACAGCCATCTCTTTTCAAGGAACTCGTAGTGCTGAGGTGAAATATGAAAATGATAAAACAGATCCAGAAGCAAGTGTAGTTGGTGTAAATGAGAACTTCTTAAACAACTCGGGACTCAAGCTAGAAAAGGGACGAAACTTTACTTCTTTTGACATTGATAATAATACGCGTGTTTGTGTGTTAGGGAGTGATTTTTATAAAAATATATTTAAAGATGACAATCCTATAGGAAAAACAATAAGCATACGCGGAACCAAGTTTAACGTGATAGGAATGCTCGAAGAAAAAGGTGCCACCTTCGGTAACAATCAAGATTTACGAGTACTTATCCCGATACAAGTAGCGCGAACAATGTATACTCAAGCTAACATTAATTATAATGTAAGTGTTATGGTAGAAGATGCCGAGTATATAGATAGTGCTGAGGAAGAAGCGATCTTAACCTTTAGAAACATACGCGGTCTCTCACCTGTAGAGGAGAATAACTTTGGTATAGGACGTAGTGATGACCTGATTAATCAGATTAGTGAGATTACTGGTGTACTAGGTGTTGCTGCTTGGGTAATTAGTATAATCACCATTTTTGGCTCATGTATTGCTCTTATGAATATTATGCTCGTTTCTGTAACAGAGCGTACACGTGAGATAGGTGTAAGGAAAGCGCTAGGCGCAAAAAAATCTGTAATTGCTGCACAATTTCTTTATGAAGCGATTATCGTAGGGCAACTAGGCGGACTTCTAGGAATCATACTTGGTATAAGTATAGGAGCACTAATAGCCTCTGTTGCCGGTTTTGTATTTACAACTCCCTGGGGAGCAATCATTGCGGCTACTATTATCACTTTTGTGATTGCAATTCTATCCGGATTATTCCCTGCTATAAAAGCGGCTAAGCTTGATCCAGTAGAGTCATTGCGTTATGAGTAA
- a CDS encoding AAA family ATPase, with amino-acid sequence MDDITPQDPENTTEGITNATPTPSQDVNQAEEGIAFTNRIPLEELRNAAEAIRAELGKIIIGQHEFIELLIVALLSDGHVLIEGVPGIAKTVTAKLFARTLDTQFGRIQFTPDLMPSDVLGTSILNMKTSEFEFKKGPIFSNIVLIDEINRAPAKTQAALFESMEERQITIDGTKYTMEPPFMVLATQNPVEQEGTYALPEAQLDRFLFKIKVDYPTLEQEVAILQSHHDRKGGAPQKGIKAVLNPAKLADFRKQTQEVLIEEKILNYVAEIVVKSRTHPHLYLGGSPRASLAIMNASKAFAAISGRDFVIPEDVKRAVIPVMRHRLILSPEREMEGMTTEQVIDMIVQSVEIPR; translated from the coding sequence ATGGACGATATCACACCACAAGATCCAGAAAATACAACAGAAGGAATCACTAATGCTACTCCTACTCCATCGCAAGATGTAAATCAAGCAGAAGAAGGAATTGCGTTTACTAATAGAATTCCATTAGAAGAACTACGCAACGCCGCCGAAGCAATACGAGCAGAGCTTGGTAAAATTATTATTGGGCAACACGAATTTATAGAGCTCCTCATTGTTGCTTTACTTTCTGATGGTCACGTACTCATAGAAGGAGTTCCTGGTATTGCAAAGACAGTAACGGCAAAGTTATTTGCAAGGACTCTAGACACACAGTTTGGACGTATACAGTTTACGCCAGATCTGATGCCAAGTGATGTATTAGGAACTTCTATTCTTAATATGAAAACGAGCGAATTCGAATTCAAAAAAGGCCCTATATTTTCAAACATCGTCCTTATTGATGAGATTAACCGTGCACCAGCCAAGACGCAAGCTGCACTTTTTGAATCTATGGAAGAACGCCAGATTACTATAGATGGCACAAAATATACCATGGAACCTCCTTTTATGGTACTTGCAACTCAAAACCCAGTAGAGCAAGAAGGAACATACGCTCTACCAGAAGCACAGCTAGACCGTTTTCTATTTAAGATTAAAGTAGATTACCCTACACTAGAACAAGAAGTTGCCATACTGCAGAGTCATCATGATCGTAAAGGTGGCGCTCCACAGAAAGGTATTAAGGCGGTACTTAATCCAGCTAAGCTTGCAGATTTTAGAAAGCAAACACAAGAAGTCCTTATAGAAGAAAAGATTTTAAACTACGTCGCAGAGATTGTTGTAAAATCTAGAACGCATCCACATTTATACCTAGGAGGTTCTCCTCGAGCATCACTAGCAATCATGAACGCTTCAAAAGCATTTGCTGCTATTTCGGGTAGAGACTTTGTGATTCCAGAAGATGTAAAACGTGCAGTTATACCAGTAATGCGTCACCGTTTAATACTCTCTCCAGAGCGTGAAATGGAAGGAATGACCACAGAACAAGTTATCGATATGATTGTTCAATCTGTAGAAATACCAAGATAG
- a CDS encoding stage II sporulation protein M: MREAAFVKQNKDKWLTFESVLVNKDQIHPDELSSLYMEVTDHLSYAQTFYPQSKTLEYLNHLASQSHQIIYKTKRESSKRFITFFTEEFPLIMYRYQRQLLIAFLTFLLFSIIGAYSAANDGSFVRGIMGDGYVNMTLSNIEKGDPMGVYKKQGELNMFLGITINNIKVALMAFVYGIFLTIGSLYIIMRNAIMLGSFQYFFFEQGVGWESVRTIWIHGTIEISVIIIAGCAGMVLGNSILFPKTYTRLESFKRGMKNGLKIVVSTIPLFVIAGFLEGFVTRHTEMPDWLAIVIIASSLALIIFYYVYYPIKKHKEEATRLALVPNLENL, from the coding sequence ATGCGTGAGGCTGCTTTTGTCAAGCAAAATAAGGATAAATGGTTAACATTTGAAAGTGTTCTGGTCAACAAAGATCAGATTCATCCAGATGAGCTATCTAGTCTTTACATGGAAGTGACAGATCACCTTAGTTATGCGCAAACATTTTATCCTCAAAGTAAGACGCTGGAGTATTTAAATCACCTCGCCTCTCAGTCTCATCAAATCATTTATAAGACAAAACGTGAGTCAAGCAAGCGCTTTATAACATTCTTTACCGAGGAGTTTCCGCTTATTATGTATCGCTACCAACGACAATTGCTTATCGCTTTTTTAACTTTTTTACTGTTTAGTATTATAGGCGCTTACAGCGCTGCAAATGATGGCTCTTTTGTAAGAGGCATTATGGGTGATGGTTATGTAAACATGACTCTTAGTAATATTGAGAAAGGCGACCCAATGGGTGTTTATAAAAAACAAGGAGAACTCAATATGTTTTTAGGGATTACCATTAACAACATAAAAGTTGCGTTGATGGCTTTTGTCTACGGAATCTTCTTAACCATAGGATCGTTATATATCATCATGCGCAACGCTATCATGCTGGGCAGTTTTCAATACTTCTTTTTTGAGCAAGGCGTAGGTTGGGAATCTGTGCGTACCATATGGATACATGGTACAATAGAAATCTCAGTCATAATCATAGCAGGTTGCGCAGGCATGGTACTAGGTAATTCAATTTTATTTCCTAAAACATACACACGCCTAGAATCATTTAAAAGAGGAATGAAAAATGGTCTCAAAATAGTAGTAAGTACTATACCTCTTTTTGTGATAGCAGGCTTTCTAGAAGGGTTTGTAACAAGACACACAGAAATGCCAGACTGGCTTGCTATTGTAATCATCGCAAGCTCTCTCGCTTTAATCATATTTTATTACGTGTACTACCCTATTAAAAAACATAAAGAAGAAGCTACTAGACTAGCGCTTGTTCCTAATCTTGAAAATTTATAA
- a CDS encoding trimeric intracellular cation channel family protein, protein MEITTIIDILGTISFAISGALTAMRKKMDVFGILIIALVTSVGGGTLRDILIGKTPVSWMLNMTFVYVIFAATIVAIIFRSQLKYVRRSLFLFDTIGIALYTMAGVQIASAAGLHPVICVVLGTISACFGGVLRDILCNEIPVIFHKEIYATVCILGGSIYLSLETSGLPKVYAMLIAGSITILIRTLAVVKKWSLPSVYRKQQA, encoded by the coding sequence ATGGAGATTACTACAATTATTGATATTCTAGGTACTATCTCCTTTGCAATATCTGGTGCGCTTACGGCTATGCGCAAAAAAATGGATGTTTTTGGGATTCTTATTATTGCGCTTGTCACCTCTGTAGGTGGTGGTACATTGAGAGATATACTTATTGGTAAAACGCCCGTGAGCTGGATGCTCAATATGACGTTTGTATACGTGATTTTTGCAGCAACTATTGTTGCAATTATTTTTAGAAGTCAGCTTAAGTATGTGAGACGTTCTTTGTTCTTGTTTGATACTATTGGGATTGCTTTATATACGATGGCAGGAGTTCAAATAGCAAGTGCAGCAGGATTACATCCCGTTATTTGTGTAGTGCTAGGTACTATTTCTGCATGTTTTGGTGGAGTGTTGCGTGATATATTATGTAATGAAATCCCTGTGATTTTTCATAAAGAGATATATGCCACCGTATGTATACTAGGCGGAAGTATCTATTTGTCACTTGAAACTTCTGGCTTACCTAAAGTATATGCGATGCTTATTGCAGGCAGTATCACTATTCTTATCAGAACACTCGCTGTAGTAAAGAAATGGAGCTTACCTAGTGTTTATAGAAAACAGCAAGCATAA
- a CDS encoding RDD family protein translates to MDNFQIETAQNVSIYQNVASIGDRILAYLIDGLILIAYWILSLFLIAQFGLDTQSMGDLWVYYMVLGLPIFLYFILFETFWDGKTPGKAAMKLRVVKLDGSKPGFGSYFVRWIMRIIDIAGSSGGIAVVSILISEKGQRLGDMAAGTTVITEKKRVRLSDSLIVDIPVDYIPTYPQVTVFNDKDVQLIKTLFLNAKRNGNHNVIVKLADRLREKMDVTTLDENNIQFVERVLADYNYYTQQ, encoded by the coding sequence ATGGATAACTTTCAAATAGAAACCGCTCAAAATGTAAGTATTTATCAGAATGTTGCGAGCATAGGCGATCGCATTCTTGCATATCTAATTGATGGATTGATTTTGATAGCTTATTGGATTCTTTCTTTATTTTTAATTGCACAATTTGGTTTAGACACTCAGTCTATGGGCGATTTATGGGTTTATTACATGGTGTTAGGATTGCCTATCTTCTTATATTTTATTCTTTTTGAAACATTTTGGGACGGAAAAACACCAGGAAAAGCAGCAATGAAACTAAGAGTGGTAAAACTCGATGGTTCAAAACCAGGTTTTGGAAGCTATTTTGTGCGATGGATTATGCGCATTATTGATATCGCGGGTTCTTCTGGGGGAATTGCCGTTGTAAGTATCTTGATAAGTGAGAAAGGACAACGCTTAGGAGATATGGCAGCAGGAACTACCGTAATAACAGAAAAGAAACGCGTGCGTCTTTCTGATAGTCTCATAGTAGATATTCCTGTAGATTATATACCTACCTATCCTCAAGTAACGGTCTTTAATGATAAAGATGTGCAGCTTATTAAGACGCTATTCTTAAACGCTAAACGTAATGGTAATCACAATGTGATTGTAAAACTAGCAGATAGGCTCAGGGAGAAAATGGATGTAACTACTCTAGACGAGAATAATATTCAATTTGTAGAGCGCGTCCTTGCAGATTATAACTACTACACACAGCAATAA
- a CDS encoding glycerophosphoryl diester phosphodiesterase membrane domain-containing protein: MTLTKLVEFRKQRELGQIISDTFTFLRRNAKPLLNVLVRTCAIPFILLIVAVGFYTNATAGANFLTSFGDGSDMSSFFISVACLAIVGIIYNSMLYGSVSEYIKAYIAGGDVPDPTTVVATIKSKTGTFLGLGFSNLLIILVVALVPVGLGGAIFATGSEAVGVLVVILAIFPLLYVYVKLSVIFPALIDKNLSIKEAIKESSSLIKNEWWMTFITLIIIGFLIGVIGFVFQVPVVIYTLIKTITSVQSGSMGDPAALFDNVYLVLQVLASAMNYILYTILAISTNFIYFNLNERKNQTGSLDQINNIGSTNA, encoded by the coding sequence ATGACCTTAACTAAACTAGTGGAATTTAGAAAACAGCGTGAGCTAGGCCAGATCATAAGTGATACATTCACCTTTTTACGCCGCAATGCAAAACCACTTCTTAATGTACTTGTGCGCACGTGTGCTATCCCTTTTATTCTCCTCATAGTTGCTGTAGGATTCTATACCAACGCTACGGCAGGCGCAAATTTCTTAACAAGTTTTGGTGATGGATCAGATATGAGCAGCTTCTTCATCTCGGTTGCATGCCTTGCCATTGTAGGTATTATATACAACTCAATGCTTTATGGAAGCGTTTCTGAATATATAAAAGCTTACATCGCTGGAGGTGACGTTCCAGATCCTACTACTGTAGTAGCTACTATTAAGTCAAAAACTGGAACCTTTTTAGGTCTAGGCTTTTCAAACTTATTAATCATACTAGTTGTAGCATTAGTTCCTGTAGGACTAGGTGGTGCCATATTTGCAACAGGATCTGAGGCGGTAGGTGTCTTGGTTGTCATACTAGCTATCTTTCCATTACTTTATGTGTATGTAAAGCTTAGTGTCATCTTTCCTGCACTTATAGACAAGAATCTTAGTATAAAGGAAGCTATAAAAGAGAGTTCAAGCTTGATTAAAAATGAATGGTGGATGACGTTTATAACGCTTATCATCATTGGTTTTTTAATTGGGGTAATTGGCTTTGTTTTTCAAGTTCCCGTGGTTATTTATACGCTTATTAAGACCATAACAAGTGTGCAATCTGGCTCTATGGGTGATCCAGCAGCACTTTTTGATAATGTTTATCTTGTGTTGCAGGTTCTTGCATCTGCAATGAACTATATCTTATACACTATACTCGCTATCTCTACAAACTTCATTTATTTTAACCTTAACGAGCGCAAAAATCAAACGGGAAGTCTTGATCAGATAAACAATATAGGCAGCACTAATGCGTAA
- a CDS encoding DUF4129 domain-containing protein: protein MRKLWLLCMLFLCSLCAKATAIQQTQEETTTEEVVEEEVIYPENTYHDPRGILTYDNGTVTPLPISENSLDEYKQDDEFNYKEATPEDTWWSRFKRKIDDLYNAFIRWLTGGNEATGVWAVIVELLPYLLIVGLLVFFVWLFMKIDSGSLLMEKIKAPETLLSDDEELIQRPDLDQLIEQAIAAGNYRLAVRFYYLRVLQKMSTQDLIDWQVQKTNHDYLFEIEDLNLRNQFRKVTDIYDYIWYGNFEVDETAFAKAKTSFTQINNQL from the coding sequence ATGCGTAAACTGTGGTTGCTATGTATGCTGTTTCTATGTTCGCTTTGCGCGAAAGCTACCGCTATACAACAAACTCAAGAAGAAACTACTACAGAGGAAGTCGTTGAAGAGGAAGTAATCTATCCCGAAAACACCTATCATGATCCTCGTGGTATTCTTACTTATGATAATGGAACAGTAACACCGCTTCCCATCTCTGAAAATAGTCTTGATGAGTACAAACAAGACGACGAATTTAATTACAAAGAAGCGACTCCAGAAGATACCTGGTGGTCACGTTTCAAAAGAAAAATTGATGATCTATATAACGCTTTCATACGCTGGCTTACTGGTGGTAACGAAGCAACAGGTGTCTGGGCAGTCATAGTAGAACTTCTACCCTACTTATTAATTGTAGGTTTACTCGTATTCTTTGTATGGCTATTTATGAAAATAGATAGCGGTTCCTTATTAATGGAAAAAATAAAAGCTCCTGAAACGTTACTCTCAGATGATGAGGAGCTCATCCAGCGACCAGACCTTGATCAATTAATAGAACAGGCTATTGCTGCTGGTAATTACAGATTAGCTGTGCGTTTTTATTATCTACGTGTACTTCAGAAAATGAGTACTCAAGATCTTATAGATTGGCAAGTACAGAAAACAAATCATGACTATTTATTCGAAATAGAAGACCTAAACTTAAGAAACCAGTTCAGAAAAGTGACAGATATTTACGACTATATCTGGTATGGAAATTTTGAGGTCGATGAGACCGCTTTCGCGAAAGCAAAAACATCTTTCACCCAAATAAATAATCAGCTATGA